Within Haematobia irritans isolate KBUSLIRL chromosome 2, ASM5000362v1, whole genome shotgun sequence, the genomic segment tgaatttaacacgggcttgacAGGTGTCCACCATTTGAATAGCCTTTGCATTGGatttgaatcactttttagggtgtgatctgaattcggtgtttggatgttaattaaaaaattttgtaatattttggcaaataaataatttttataattttttatgatttttaatgcattctaaggcttgtctgaaacatttgacctcaaatattttcaaaaatttagaatttttatcgACAAGATTTGAAGAATTtgcccattttattaattcttactctgtttttaatctatttgaaacaaaaaattaattaacagaacttcctgtgtagttgaaataaggaacatctttggaaggacatttttggaagtgcctttaaagttgtgcctttataagaacttccaaaattttttgctgggttattaccCACGgtggcctaaattttgtccacattttttttttttttttttttttttattattacgtctatagatacaaaatccttacagactaatatGTACAAATAATTTATCTGTTCAAGTGCAAGATAATGTTTCTCTTTAATGTTACTCGATTCTCAGACAGATCTATAaggttaaaatatttgttgaattgCGCGCATAATCTTCGAAAAGGATCATTATTTGCAAAGTTTGTTCTAtgatatagaatttttaatggTTCAAAATTCCTCGTGGGCCTAATAGGTATATTGAAGGCAAGCCTGTTGAGAAGAAACTCTGATTCAATCTCACCTTGAATTATATTCATTATATAACAGATATTTAACATTGTCCTGCGACTTGACAATGAGGGTAATTTTATAAGATTCAAACGAAATTCATATGATGGTAAAGACTGGGGATCCCAGCCTCTGTGTCGTAGGCAGAATAAAAGAAATTGCTTCTGCACAGATTCTATCTTATCCGAGTGGATGGTGTAATATGGATCCCAAATTATGGAACCATACTCAAGATGGCTTCGTACTAATGTAGTGTATAATATCTTAGTAACTGAATAATCTCTAAACTCCTTACTCCATCGTTTCATAAATCCTAGAGTAACATATGCTTTACTAATGGCCATAGAAATGTGTTGACGGAAGTTCAGACGCTGATCCATTAACAATCCAAGATCCTTGAAAGAATCAACCGCCTCCAGCCTGGTAGAACCGATAATATAACTTGAATCATATACAGTGCCTCTCGAGAAGCGCATTAACTTACATTTCGAGGTATTTAACTCCATTAAGTTCAATTCACACCAATTGGAGAAGTTATCAAGATCAATCTGTAGATAATATTGATCGACGGGATCATTAAATGATCGAAATAATTTTACATCATCAGCGAACATAAGTATATTAGAATACTTTATAATCGATGGTAAATCATTAATAAATAAACAGAATAAAACTGGCCCGAGATGACTGCCCTGGGGAACACCCGACGTAACGGAGACATATCTTGATGTCGCATTGCCGAACTTAACACATTGTGtccgaccgattaaatacgattGAAACCATTTCAATAAAGAATTGCTGAAGCCAATCATATCTAACTTTCGTAGAAGGAGAGCATGATTAACTTTGTCGAATGCTTTACTGAAATCAGTGTAGATAGTATCAGTTTGCAAGCGATTTCTAAAAGCATCGTTTACCAAGCAAGTAAATTCTAAAAGGTTTGTTATAGTCGATCTTTTTCTTCTAAAACCATGTTGGCTTGTAGATAATAATGATGAAATCTGGTGGGTTATAGAATTAGTTAATATCTTCTCCATCAACTTAGGGATAGCGCTAAGATTTGAGATACCTCGATAATTGCATACGTCGTTTCGGTCACCTGATTTGTACAAAGGGATAATATAAGATCTTTTCCATATATCTGGAAGAACTCCTGACTTTAATGAACTATTAAACAATAACGATAGAGGATATGAAGTTTATCAGCACACAGTTTCAAGATACAAGACGGAATACCATCGGGGCCAGCATTATATGAAGACTTAAGAGTCCTCAAGTTATCTAAAACGGTAGTTTCATGAACGTAGGAGAAATCGATTCGATCAAAACTCCTAGTTATAAACGGGTATGTGTTACTACAATCATATGATCTATCTGAATAAGTCGTAGCAAAGAATTCTGCGAATAAATCCGAAATGTCCATATCATTATCAGCGGTTAGTGACTGATATTTAAGATATGTCGGTTGGGTATTAGATTGACGTTTTGAATTCACAAATTTATAGAAAGACTTAGGGTCAACTCTAAGTTGCTCCTTCATCCTACTTAAATAGTTTCGATGAGCCAGTTTGTTCTCCAGATTGTATTTAGAACGGGCTATTGAATAGTTTGAAAAATCAAGAGATGAACCtgatttcttgaattttctgaacattttgttCTTTCTATTCTTTAGTCTCATTAAGACCCTGGTCTTCCAAGGTGGTCCCGAATTGTTGTCCACA encodes:
- the LOC142225216 gene encoding uncharacterized protein LOC142225216; the encoded protein is MEILCSKYRIYRRDRESNVRKTGGGILIAVSTEIPSEQILIQHLNGIEIVMVKVLFRNMSFLISCSYIPPSSDDETYARHVSAISSAFQYLSASDTLVVLGDFNIPSASWLHSSESNSLIPIISNNNISNNFLNSLLNLGLFQINNIFNSHGKLLDLVFVNDTSNIRLESFHALTKPEDLYHPTLIIHVAAPNSLRSRITGSKKEYCFAKTNYNMLNSLLSAIVWDDILDSGNITELSNRFYSVLQDCISKSVPRFTVDNNSGPPWKTRVLMRLKNRKNKMFRKFKKSGSSLDFSNYSIARSKYNLENKLAHRNYLSRMKEQLRVDPKSFYKFVNSKRQSNTQPTYLKYQSLTADNDMDISDLFAEFFATTYSDRSYDCSNTYPFITRSFDRIDFSYVHETTVLDNLRTLKSSYNAGPDGIPSCILKLCADKLHILYRYCDRNDVCNYRGISNLSAIPKLMEKILTNSITHQISSLLSTSQHGFRRKRSTITNLLEFTCLVNDAFRNRLQTDTIYTDFSKAFDKVNHALLLRKLDMIGFSNSLLKWFQSYLIGRTQCVKFGNATSRYVSVTSGVPQGSHLGPVLFCLFINDLPSIIKYSNILMFADDVKLFRSFNDPVDQYYLQIDLDNFSNWCELNLMELNTSKCKLMRFSRGTVYDSSYIIGSTRLEAVDSFKDLGLLMDQRLNFRQHISMAISKAYVTLGFMKRWSKEFRDYSVTKILYTTLVRSHLEYGSIIWDPYYTIHSDKIESVQKQFLLFCLRHRGWDPQSLPSYEFRLNLIKLPSLSSRRTMLNICYIMNIIQGEIESEFLLNRLAFNIPIRPTRNFEPLKILYHRTNFANNDPFRRLCAQFNKYFNLIDLSENRVTLKRNIILHLNR